The genomic DNA GCGCCTGACGAGGAGGCCCCCGGGGCCAGGGGCCTCGTGGCGCGGGCACTGGGGGGCAGGTCGGACATGGGGAGGAAAAATCCCATACCCCGCGCGCGGGGTGCAACCCGAGGTGCCGCGGCTCGGGGGACCAGACAACGTTTCGGAGGGGGCGCTGGCAACGCTTGCCGGAGGCGGCGGGCAATCGTTGCCGTCCCGTGCGCAAGCCTTGCCTGTCCCTCACGGACCGCCCGAGGCCGCCGCCTCGTGGGCGGGGGGATGTCTGGACTGGCACCGCGATTGCTCTGTCCCTTCTCGTCGCTCAATTCCTCGCATCACCTCTTCTCGCATCACCTCAAGGACACACCATGACCTCGTTCTCCGCTCACGCCCGGCGCACCTTCCTCCTGCTGGGGATCGGCTCCCTCTCCGTCGCCTGTGGGGGCCCGGAGCCCCTGACGGACGAGGAGGCCCTCGAGGCGTTCGCCACCACGTCCTCGGCGCTCTGCACGGACCCCAATATCGCGGACGTCTCGGCCTCGCTCGGCTCGCAGGCGGGCAACGCGGTGAGCGGCTCGTCCAACGGGGGCACCTACGGCAGCCCGGAATGCCCGAGCCATTACGTGGTGGAGGCGCTGGCGACGGGGAACAAGAAAGTCGTCCTCAGCGCGGCGTGGGGAGACTCCTCGGTGCAGGGCAGCCAGTCGCTCTGCGAGAGCGCGCGTCTGCGCGCCACCACGTATGGCAGCCACGATGGCGTGACGTGGACGCAGCTCGACTCGCTGACGGTCAGTGGCTCCTGGGGCCCCACCTTCGGGTGCTCGTTCATGTGGATGCCGAGTCACGCGGTGACGACCCTGTCGCCGTCCAGCTACTCGCGGCTGCGCGTCGCGGCGCGCGCGTACATCCTCAAGTCCACGGGCGTGGAGTACCACCGGGTGACGGGCCACATCGGCATTCCCCTGCCTCCGCCCCCTCCTCCTGAGTTCGCGCCCGGCGAGGCGCCCCAGTCGTTCTGAAGCACCCGTCGCCGTTCCACCCTCACCCCCCAGGAGACCTCTTCATGATGAAACGTGCATCCCTGTCGTTGCTGGCCGCCGCGGCGCTGTGCGCATCGAGCGCGAGTGCTCAGACCGCCACGCTCGTCACCTTCCCGGGCCCCTCGGGCGACACCACGTTGGACTCCGGCCTGCTCTCGGGCGTGCTCTACAAGCCCGCCAACTACTCGACCTCGACGTCGCTCCGGGCCGTGGTGCTGATGCATGGCTGCACGGGCTACTGGTCCAACCGGACCGTGGGGGCCACCAATGCCAATGGCACCCCCAACCTGCAGAACCAGGTGGAGAAGTGGGGCTTGAAGCTGGCGTCGGAGGGCATCGTCGCCCTGGCGGTCGACGGCTTCACCCGGCGCAAGCCCTCCTCGATCCCCGACGCGGACGCCTCCCTGTGGCAGAACCAATGCTCGGGCGCTACGTACGGAGGACAGGTCAACCCCTACACCACCCGCGTGTGGGATGCCCAGGCGGCCTGGTCCTGGTTGGCGGCGGACAGCCATATCGACTCCGCGCGCATTGGCATCCTGGGCTGGTCCCAGGGCGCGGAGGCGGCCATGGTGGAGGCGGCGGAGAAGGCGACGAACACCCTCTTCCGCACGACGGTCCTGTTCTATCCGGGGTGTGGCGCGGCCCTGGGATTCGGCAGCCCAGGCGCGAGCACCTGGCGCCCGCACCACGACCTGCGCTTCAACATCGGCACCGCGGACTCGCTGTACTCCAACTGCCAGTCCCGCGCGACCACGGCCATCTCCACCTATGGCTCCACGCCGGGCAGCGGGCACGAACTGGCGTTCGTCGCCTACACGGGGGCTGGGCATGGCTTCGATGGCGGAGCGCAGTCCTGGTCCACGTCCCCGACTCCCTGCTCGACACCCGACGAGTGCGCCATGAAGGCCGCGGACATCGACTCCCTGGCCTTCCTGTTGTCCCGTCTCTAGGCGGGCGTCCGAGCGCCGCGTCCCCCCGTCGGGACGCGGCGAATCGGATGCACGCGGGCCCCGGATGGCCTAATCTCGGAGGTAGTCCCGTGCGTGGAACCTTTGCAGGCGGGTGGCGCACGGTCCGGGAGGATGGATGGAGCGCGAGACGCTGCATGGATGGAACCTGACGCCGACGGAAGCGGTGGCGTTGCAGCGCGAGCTGCGCGAGCGCGTGGTGCTGCGAGTGCCCGAGGGGTGGAAGGTCGAGCGGGTGGCGGGGGCGGACATCTCCATGAGCCGGGGGGAGCCGTGGGCCTCTGGAGGATTCGTGGTGCTGGATGCCCAGACGCGGGCCCCGGTGGCCCAGGCGAGTGCCGTGACGCGGTTGAGCTTCCCCTACGTGCCAGGGCTGCTGTCCTTCCGGGAGCTGCCCGTGTTGGAGGAGGCCTGGGCGCGGCTGGAGGTGCGGCCGGACCTCCTCATCTTCGATGGCCAGGGGACGGCGCATCCCCGGCGTCTGGGGCTGGCGTGCCACGGAGGGCTGCTGTTCGGCGTGCCCTCCATTGGCTGTGCGAAGTCCCTGCTGGTGGGCAAGCACGGCCCTCTGGGCGAGGAGCGCGGCGCGGTGGCGGACATCCTCCACCAAGGCGAGGTGGTGGGCCGGGCGGTGCGCACGCGGAGCAAGGTGGCCCCCGTGTACGTCTCGCCGGGCCACTTGATGGACCTGCCCACGGCGGTGGAGTGGGTGCTGCGGATGACGTCGCGCTACCGGGAGCCGGAGACGACGCGGCACGCGCACCGTTTGGTGAATGAGGTGCGCCGCGCGGCCCTGGCGGACAAGGCGCGGACCTGGGACGAGTGAGCCGTCGAGCGACGCCTCACGCCGCGCTCGCCACGAGCACGGCGGCCAGACCCACCAGACTCTCCCCGGCGATGAGCCCCGAGGCGAGGGGCACGGTGAGGGCCTGGGCGGCGTCTGGCTTCACGCGG from Melittangium boletus DSM 14713 includes the following:
- a CDS encoding endonuclease V, with amino-acid sequence MERETLHGWNLTPTEAVALQRELRERVVLRVPEGWKVERVAGADISMSRGEPWASGGFVVLDAQTRAPVAQASAVTRLSFPYVPGLLSFRELPVLEEAWARLEVRPDLLIFDGQGTAHPRRLGLACHGGLLFGVPSIGCAKSLLVGKHGPLGEERGAVADILHQGEVVGRAVRTRSKVAPVYVSPGHLMDLPTAVEWVLRMTSRYREPETTRHAHRLVNEVRRAALADKARTWDE
- a CDS encoding dienelactone hydrolase family protein — its product is MMKRASLSLLAAAALCASSASAQTATLVTFPGPSGDTTLDSGLLSGVLYKPANYSTSTSLRAVVLMHGCTGYWSNRTVGATNANGTPNLQNQVEKWGLKLASEGIVALAVDGFTRRKPSSIPDADASLWQNQCSGATYGGQVNPYTTRVWDAQAAWSWLAADSHIDSARIGILGWSQGAEAAMVEAAEKATNTLFRTTVLFYPGCGAALGFGSPGASTWRPHHDLRFNIGTADSLYSNCQSRATTAISTYGSTPGSGHELAFVAYTGAGHGFDGGAQSWSTSPTPCSTPDECAMKAADIDSLAFLLSRL